From a region of the Salvia splendens isolate huo1 unplaced genomic scaffold, SspV2 ctg1134, whole genome shotgun sequence genome:
- the LOC121788751 gene encoding uncharacterized protein LOC121788751 isoform X1 — translation MAPSAAFTRRLAASSSAFRFPLLVRQLRSDATLEAIRKAPQNKIPNLVLYNYPSFSGAFGALFAHLYHSRLNLPCFILPFSSVAPFRVIGFDHRKSVLSQISSGEDSDPNISFHVNIEKSSSTTVYEYFSAKLSDTISDQIDNISLLNHDDQERMEMILKYVEAGDLRQWNLPNIKAFYIGLREFRSKLNCITNPLMYQQLTEICSEGFIIKGNTYLSNRPTEASKLLNKVFRIKLGRGFYGECLAIRADGNSDFSDEMGKELSQMSAAAGLRPIGAVLYMQRNNLKMSLRTIDSGTDTSEIAMAYGGGGFPSSSSFIIRMDEYNQWRSALPLPIRYCHQL, via the exons ATGGCTCCCTCCGCTGCCTTCACACGGCGGCTGGCAGCCTCTTCCTCCGCTTTCCGATTTCCTCTGCTGGTCCGTCAATTGCGCTCGGACGCCACTCTGGAAGCAATACGGAAGGCGCCGCAGAACAAAATCCCCAACTTGGTGCTGTACAACTACCCCTCATTCTCCGGCGCATTTGGAGCGCTTTTCGCGCACCTCTACCACTCTCGACTCAACCTCCCTTGCTTCATATTGCCTTTCTCCTCCGTTGCGCCCTTCAG GGTCATTGGTTTTGATCACCGGAAATCAGTGCTTTCCCAAATTTCTTCAGGGGAAGATTCTGATCCGAATATTTCATTTCATGTAAATATTGAGAAGAGTAGCTCCACTACTGTGTATGAATATTTCTCTGCTAAACTCTCAGATACTATATCTGATCAG ATTGATAATATCAGCCTGCTAAACCATGATGACCAAGAACGCATGGAGATGATTCTCAAATATGTTGAAGCTGGAGATCTACGGCAATGGAATTTACCCAACATTAAAGCCTTTTATATTGGACTAAGAGAATTTCGATCGAAATTAAACTGCATCACTAACCCACTCATGTATCAACAG TTAACAGAGATTTGCTCTGAAGGCTTTATCATCAAGGGAAACACCTATCTTTCTAATCGACCAACAGAAGCAAGTAAACTGCTGAATAAAGTGTTCAGGATTAAGTTGGGCCGAGGCTTTTATGGTGAATGTCTG GCGATTAGAGCTGATGGGAATTCAGATTTCAGTGATGAAATGGGCAAGGAACTTAGCCAAATGAGTGCAGCAGCTGGGCTAAG GCCTATTGGAGCAGTCCTTTACATGCAGAGGAACAATCTAAAAATGTCCCTGAGAACTATAGACAGCGGTACCGATACATCTGAAATTGCTATG GCATACGGTGGTGGTGGTTTCCCAAGTTCCAGCTCCTTTATTATTCGTATGGATGAGTATAACCAGTGGCGTTCAGCACTGCCATTGCCAATAAGATATTGCCATCAGCTATAA
- the LOC121788751 gene encoding uncharacterized protein LOC121788751 isoform X2, with protein MAPSAAFTRRLAASSSAFRFPLLVRQLRSDATLEAIRKAPQNKIPNLVLYNYPSFSGAFGALFAHLYHSRLNLPCFILPFSSVAPFRVIGFDHRKSVLSQISSGEDSDPNISFHVNIEKSSSTTVYEYFSAKLSDTISDQIDNISLLNHDDQERMEMILKYVEAGDLRQWNLPNIKAFYIGLREFRSKLNCITNPLMYQQLTEICSEGFIIKGNTYLSNRPTEASKLLNKVFRIKLGRGFYGECLAIRADGNSDFSDEMGKELSQMSAAAGLRPIGAVLYMQRNNLKMSLRTIDSGIRWWWFPKFQLLYYSYG; from the exons ATGGCTCCCTCCGCTGCCTTCACACGGCGGCTGGCAGCCTCTTCCTCCGCTTTCCGATTTCCTCTGCTGGTCCGTCAATTGCGCTCGGACGCCACTCTGGAAGCAATACGGAAGGCGCCGCAGAACAAAATCCCCAACTTGGTGCTGTACAACTACCCCTCATTCTCCGGCGCATTTGGAGCGCTTTTCGCGCACCTCTACCACTCTCGACTCAACCTCCCTTGCTTCATATTGCCTTTCTCCTCCGTTGCGCCCTTCAG GGTCATTGGTTTTGATCACCGGAAATCAGTGCTTTCCCAAATTTCTTCAGGGGAAGATTCTGATCCGAATATTTCATTTCATGTAAATATTGAGAAGAGTAGCTCCACTACTGTGTATGAATATTTCTCTGCTAAACTCTCAGATACTATATCTGATCAG ATTGATAATATCAGCCTGCTAAACCATGATGACCAAGAACGCATGGAGATGATTCTCAAATATGTTGAAGCTGGAGATCTACGGCAATGGAATTTACCCAACATTAAAGCCTTTTATATTGGACTAAGAGAATTTCGATCGAAATTAAACTGCATCACTAACCCACTCATGTATCAACAG TTAACAGAGATTTGCTCTGAAGGCTTTATCATCAAGGGAAACACCTATCTTTCTAATCGACCAACAGAAGCAAGTAAACTGCTGAATAAAGTGTTCAGGATTAAGTTGGGCCGAGGCTTTTATGGTGAATGTCTG GCGATTAGAGCTGATGGGAATTCAGATTTCAGTGATGAAATGGGCAAGGAACTTAGCCAAATGAGTGCAGCAGCTGGGCTAAG GCCTATTGGAGCAGTCCTTTACATGCAGAGGAACAATCTAAAAATGTCCCTGAGAACTATAGACAGCG GCATACGGTGGTGGTGGTTTCCCAAGTTCCAGCTCCTTTATTATTCGTATGGATGA